A single window of Usitatibacter rugosus DNA harbors:
- the lipB gene encoding lipoyl(octanoyl) transferase LipB, with protein sequence MIRDRGRLEYMPAWHEMQAFNRARGADTPDEIWLVEHPPVYTLGLAGRAEHVLAPGDIPVVKTDRGGQVTYHGPGQAIAYVLLDLKRLGIGAKELVRRLEASAIDVLGSYGLRGHRRDGMPGVYVEDAKVCAIGLRISRGCSYHGLAINVDLDLEPFSRIDPCGYPGLAATRLADLGVGDKIDAVQHRLGESLARTLA encoded by the coding sequence ATGCAGGCGTTCAACCGCGCCCGCGGCGCGGACACACCCGACGAAATCTGGCTGGTGGAGCATCCCCCGGTGTACACCCTCGGCCTCGCCGGACGCGCCGAGCACGTGCTCGCCCCGGGCGACATCCCCGTCGTGAAGACGGACCGTGGCGGACAGGTGACTTACCACGGCCCCGGCCAGGCGATCGCCTACGTGCTGCTCGACCTGAAGCGCCTGGGCATCGGAGCGAAGGAGCTCGTGCGCCGCCTCGAAGCCTCCGCCATCGACGTGCTGGGAAGCTACGGCCTGCGCGGCCACCGGCGCGACGGAATGCCCGGTGTCTACGTCGAAGACGCGAAGGTCTGCGCGATCGGCCTGCGCATCTCGCGCGGCTGCAGCTACCACGGCCTCGCGATAAACGTGGACCTGGACCTGGAGCCCTTCTCGCGCATAGACCCTTGCGGCTATCCGGGATTGGCGGCCACCCGGCTGGCCGACCTCGGGGTCGGTGATAAAATTGACGCCGTGCAGCACCGATTGGGCGAGTCCCTCGCCCGCACCCTCGCCTAA
- the lipA gene encoding lipoyl synthase, whose protein sequence is MPDNILKTQQKRELKTARIPIKIVPSEPLRKPDWIRARAGGGERFFEIKKILREAKLHTVCEEASCPNIGECFGHGTATFMIMGDLCTRRCPFCDVAHGRPQPLDADEPRHLGETIAAMKLKYVVITSVDRDDLRDGGAQHFVDCIRAVRELSPATKIEILTPDFRGRLDRALEILNASPPDVMNHNLETVPRLYKAARPGSDYAHSMKLLKDFKAAHPQVPTKSGIMVGLGETNEEILGVMRDLRAHDVDMLTVGQYLQPSKHHLPVLRFVHPDDFAMFQREGEAMGFTNAACGPMVRSSYHADRQAMDAGAA, encoded by the coding sequence ATGCCCGACAACATCCTCAAGACGCAGCAGAAGCGCGAGCTGAAGACCGCTCGGATCCCCATCAAGATCGTGCCTTCGGAGCCGCTCCGCAAGCCCGACTGGATCCGCGCGCGCGCCGGCGGCGGGGAGCGCTTCTTCGAGATCAAGAAGATCCTGCGCGAGGCCAAGCTGCACACCGTTTGCGAGGAAGCGTCCTGCCCGAACATCGGCGAGTGCTTCGGACACGGCACGGCCACGTTCATGATCATGGGCGACCTCTGCACGCGCCGCTGCCCGTTCTGCGACGTGGCCCACGGCCGGCCGCAGCCCCTCGATGCCGACGAGCCCCGCCACCTGGGCGAGACCATCGCGGCGATGAAATTGAAGTACGTCGTGATCACGAGCGTGGACCGCGACGATCTGCGCGACGGCGGTGCCCAGCATTTCGTCGATTGCATCCGCGCCGTGCGCGAGCTCTCGCCCGCCACGAAGATCGAGATCCTCACGCCGGATTTCCGCGGGCGGCTGGACCGCGCGCTGGAAATCCTGAACGCCTCGCCGCCCGATGTGATGAACCACAACCTCGAGACCGTGCCGCGCCTCTACAAGGCCGCGCGCCCGGGCTCGGACTACGCGCATTCGATGAAGCTCCTGAAGGACTTCAAGGCGGCGCATCCGCAGGTGCCGACCAAGTCCGGGATCATGGTCGGCCTGGGCGAGACCAACGAGGAGATCCTCGGCGTGATGCGCGACCTTCGCGCCCACGACGTGGACATGCTCACCGTGGGCCAGTACCTCCAGCCCTCGAAGCACCATTTGCCGGTGCTCCGCTTCGTGCATCCCGACGATTTCGCGATGTTCCAGCGCGAGGGCGAAGCGATGGGCTTCACCAACGCCGCGTGCGGGCCGATGGTGCGTTCCTCGTATCACGCCGATCGCCAAGCGATGGACGCCGGCGCCGCCTGA
- a CDS encoding DUF4124 domain-containing protein — translation MRMRLLGALGLALAASPSWAQEVFRCTAADGKVTYQQSPCPKTDEARKVDTTPANSDYDPAQRERLLKAGDEAGKRLEARAAAEEADRKRREEQRERDEQREREARAREEAREPQYIYAGPPGWRPPYPPPGPRPQPRPVPLPSGR, via the coding sequence ATGAGGATGCGACTGCTGGGGGCGCTTGGCCTTGCGCTCGCGGCTTCGCCGTCCTGGGCGCAGGAGGTTTTCCGCTGCACGGCAGCCGACGGCAAGGTGACCTACCAGCAGTCGCCCTGCCCGAAGACGGACGAGGCGCGAAAAGTCGACACCACGCCGGCCAACAGCGACTACGATCCCGCGCAACGCGAGCGGCTGCTGAAGGCCGGGGATGAAGCCGGCAAACGGCTCGAGGCCCGCGCCGCCGCGGAGGAAGCGGATCGCAAGCGCCGCGAGGAACAGCGGGAACGCGACGAACAGCGCGAGCGGGAGGCCCGGGCGCGCGAGGAAGCGCGCGAGCCGCAGTACATCTATGCCGGCCCGCCGGGTTGGCGTCCGCCGTATCCGCCGCCGGGCCCGCGGCCGCAGCCCCGCCCCGTTCCGCTGCCATCCGGGCGCTAG
- a CDS encoding DUF4124 domain-containing protein, protein MKIRHILLAGTISALFAPAVPAAVYKCRDSGGSLTYQEFPCPGADQTLKSDIASDYPAPNVVERERLLLREQELYKRLEAQRDRLSAEAVARITRPDPEPVPVSEPSVYWPAFGGALRWPNRPHQPRNAMRAWANGQLR, encoded by the coding sequence ATGAAGATTCGCCACATCTTGCTGGCCGGTACGATCTCCGCATTGTTCGCGCCTGCCGTGCCGGCCGCGGTCTACAAGTGCCGCGACTCCGGCGGATCGCTCACCTACCAGGAGTTTCCCTGCCCCGGCGCCGACCAGACGCTCAAGTCGGACATCGCGTCGGACTATCCCGCGCCCAATGTCGTCGAGCGCGAGCGCCTGTTGCTGCGCGAGCAGGAGCTCTACAAGCGGCTGGAAGCGCAGCGCGACCGGCTGAGCGCGGAAGCGGTGGCGCGCATTACGCGGCCGGATCCCGAGCCGGTTCCGGTGAGCGAGCCTTCCGTGTACTGGCCCGCATTTGGCGGAGCCCTGCGGTGGCCGAACCGGCCGCACCAACCGCGCAACGCCATGCGCGCATGGGCCAACGGCCAGCTGCGCTAG
- the aceB gene encoding malate synthase A: MPSSRPAGIRVEAPAHPDAARILTPEALEFVAKLHRTFDARRLELLAARAARQAQFDAGALPDFLPATKSVRDGSWTIAAQPSDLLDRRVEITGPTDRKMVINALNCGASTFMADFEDANCPTWANMIEGQANIADAVRRTITFAQGGKDYRLNARTAVLIPRPRGWHLDEKHVSIDGAPVSGALFDFGLLFFHNAKELLSRGSGPYYYLPKMESHLEARLWNDVFTLAQRELGVPHGSVRATVLIETFPAAFEMDEILWELREHSSGLNIGRWDYIFSCIKKMRSHPDFCLADRSQVTMTAPFMRAYALLLVKTCHRRNAPAMGGMAAQIPIKNDPAANEAAMAKVRADKEREATDGCDGTWVAHPGLVPIAKEVFDKHMPQPNQYGKQRPDVNVAAKDLMAFTPETPITEAGLRNNVQVGIQYCGAWLGGNGCVPIFNLMEDAATAEISRSQVWQWMRSPKGKLDDGRKVTKALFHEILVDELAKTPAIVGAEAYAQGKYEEGAKLFEAITTSDDYVEFLTLPAYRAID; this comes from the coding sequence ATGCCCTCTTCCAGACCCGCGGGAATCCGCGTCGAAGCGCCGGCCCATCCGGATGCCGCACGCATCCTGACCCCCGAAGCGTTGGAGTTCGTCGCGAAGCTCCATCGCACGTTCGATGCACGCCGGCTGGAGTTGCTCGCGGCGCGGGCCGCGCGCCAGGCACAGTTCGACGCCGGCGCGCTTCCCGATTTTCTCCCCGCGACGAAGTCGGTGCGCGACGGCTCCTGGACCATCGCCGCCCAGCCTTCCGACCTCCTCGACCGGCGTGTCGAGATCACCGGCCCGACCGACCGCAAGATGGTGATCAACGCGCTGAACTGCGGCGCGTCCACCTTCATGGCGGATTTCGAGGACGCCAACTGCCCGACGTGGGCCAACATGATCGAGGGCCAGGCCAACATCGCCGATGCGGTGCGAAGGACGATCACGTTCGCGCAGGGCGGCAAGGACTATCGGCTCAATGCAAGGACGGCGGTGCTGATCCCGCGGCCGCGCGGCTGGCACCTGGACGAGAAGCACGTGAGCATCGATGGCGCCCCCGTGTCCGGCGCGCTCTTCGACTTCGGCCTGCTCTTCTTCCACAACGCGAAGGAGCTGCTGTCGCGAGGCTCCGGTCCCTACTACTACCTGCCGAAGATGGAGTCGCACCTCGAGGCGCGGCTCTGGAACGACGTCTTCACCCTCGCGCAGCGGGAGCTCGGCGTCCCGCACGGCAGCGTGCGCGCCACGGTCCTGATCGAGACGTTCCCCGCGGCCTTCGAGATGGACGAGATCCTCTGGGAGCTGCGCGAGCACTCCTCCGGGCTCAACATCGGCCGCTGGGACTACATCTTTTCCTGCATCAAGAAGATGCGCTCCCATCCGGACTTCTGCCTCGCCGACCGCTCGCAGGTCACGATGACGGCGCCGTTCATGCGTGCCTATGCGCTGCTGCTCGTGAAGACCTGCCACCGCAGGAACGCTCCCGCGATGGGCGGCATGGCGGCGCAGATCCCGATCAAGAACGACCCCGCCGCGAACGAGGCGGCGATGGCCAAGGTGCGCGCCGACAAGGAGCGCGAAGCCACCGACGGCTGCGACGGAACCTGGGTCGCGCATCCGGGGCTGGTGCCGATCGCCAAGGAAGTGTTCGACAAGCACATGCCGCAGCCCAACCAGTACGGCAAGCAGCGCCCGGACGTGAACGTGGCCGCGAAGGACCTGATGGCCTTCACGCCCGAGACCCCGATCACCGAGGCGGGCCTGCGCAACAACGTGCAGGTGGGCATCCAGTACTGCGGCGCCTGGCTGGGAGGCAATGGGTGCGTCCCGATCTTCAACCTGATGGAAGACGCGGCCACCGCCGAGATCTCGCGCTCGCAGGTCTGGCAATGGATGCGTTCGCCCAAGGGGAAGCTCGACGACGGGCGCAAGGTCACGAAGGCGCTCTTCCACGAGATCCTGGTGGACGAGCTCGCGAAGACGCCGGCGATCGTCGGCGCCGAGGCTTATGCGCAGGGCAAGTACGAGGAGGGCGCGAAGCTCTTCGAGGCGATCACCACGTCGGACGACTACGTGGAGTTCCTCACGTTGCCGGCGTACCGCGCGATCGATTGA
- a CDS encoding LysR family transcriptional regulator → MDRFKELTTFVEVAQRGSLSAAAREEGITPAMVGRRIDQLEERLGVKLFKRSTRKVTLTPEGSTFYEDCHRLLAELRGAEEALSVGAKSASGRLIVTAPTAFGRKHIAPHLAAFIALHPSLAITLHLSERMVDLKNERFDLAIRIADLKSADLIAAKLAENHRVVCGSPAYFKRAGKPKTLADLAKHNCLVTSTEDGTADHWHFQDKGKAVTVKVAGNLQCNDGEVLTRWSLAGEGLAWRSAWEVSEEIKKGRLASVLDEFAMPGNNIYAVYPERHLLPAKVKLFIEFLRKTFGDPPHWE, encoded by the coding sequence ATGGACCGCTTCAAGGAGCTCACGACCTTCGTCGAAGTCGCGCAGCGCGGCAGCCTTTCCGCCGCGGCACGAGAGGAAGGTATCACGCCCGCGATGGTGGGCCGGCGCATCGACCAGCTCGAGGAGCGCCTCGGCGTAAAGCTTTTCAAGCGCTCGACGCGCAAGGTCACGCTGACGCCGGAAGGCTCGACGTTCTACGAGGATTGCCACCGGCTGCTGGCGGAGCTGCGCGGCGCGGAAGAGGCGTTGTCGGTGGGGGCGAAGAGCGCTTCGGGCCGGCTCATCGTCACGGCGCCCACGGCCTTCGGCCGCAAGCACATCGCGCCGCACCTGGCCGCGTTCATCGCGCTCCACCCGAGCCTCGCGATCACGCTGCACCTGTCCGAGCGGATGGTGGACCTCAAGAACGAGCGCTTCGACCTCGCGATCCGCATCGCCGATCTCAAGAGCGCGGACCTGATCGCCGCCAAGCTCGCGGAGAACCACCGCGTGGTGTGCGGCTCGCCCGCCTACTTCAAGCGCGCCGGCAAGCCCAAGACGCTGGCGGACCTCGCGAAGCACAACTGCCTCGTCACCAGCACCGAAGACGGAACCGCCGACCACTGGCACTTCCAGGACAAGGGGAAGGCGGTCACCGTGAAAGTCGCGGGCAACCTGCAATGCAACGACGGCGAGGTGCTCACGCGCTGGTCACTCGCCGGCGAGGGCCTCGCGTGGCGCAGCGCCTGGGAAGTGAGCGAGGAGATCAAGAAGGGCCGGCTCGCCTCGGTGCTCGACGAGTTCGCGATGCCCGGCAACAACATCTACGCCGTCTACCCGGAGCGCCACCTGCTCCCGGCGAAGGTGAAGCTGTTCATCGAGTTCCTGCGCAAGACCTTCGGCGACCCCCCGCACTGGGAGTAG
- a CDS encoding LytR/AlgR family response regulator transcription factor codes for MTLAQAEVPRILIADDEAPARSRLRDLLDECRPEFPLAIVDEAKTGREVLDVVNREKIDIVLLDIRMPDMDGLEAARHLAGMAAPPAIIFTTAFDTYALKAFEVNAIDYLLKPIRQERLLAALRKTQAAGGAVSRAALDAAANQPRRHLSVHERGKIHLVPVSDVLYLRAELKYVTVRTAGREFIVEESLTRLEEEFGAAFVRIHRNCLVHRIAIAGFEKNVAESESGWAVVIRDTDERLPVSRRQQHIVKEFR; via the coding sequence ATGACCCTCGCCCAGGCGGAAGTCCCGCGCATCCTGATCGCCGACGACGAGGCGCCTGCCCGCTCGCGGTTGCGGGACCTGCTCGACGAATGCCGGCCGGAGTTCCCGCTCGCCATCGTCGACGAGGCGAAGACCGGGCGCGAGGTGCTCGACGTGGTGAACCGGGAGAAGATCGACATCGTGCTGCTCGACATCCGCATGCCCGACATGGATGGCCTGGAGGCCGCGCGCCACCTGGCGGGCATGGCCGCGCCGCCCGCGATCATCTTCACCACCGCGTTCGACACCTACGCCCTGAAGGCCTTCGAGGTGAACGCGATCGACTACCTGCTGAAGCCGATCCGCCAGGAACGCCTGCTCGCGGCGCTTCGCAAGACCCAGGCCGCCGGAGGCGCGGTTTCGCGCGCCGCCCTCGATGCCGCCGCCAACCAGCCGCGCCGCCACCTGTCGGTCCACGAGCGCGGGAAAATTCACCTTGTCCCGGTCTCCGACGTGCTCTACCTTCGGGCCGAGCTCAAGTACGTGACGGTGCGCACGGCGGGACGCGAATTCATCGTCGAGGAGTCCCTCACGCGCCTGGAAGAGGAGTTCGGCGCCGCCTTCGTGCGAATCCACCGGAACTGCCTGGTGCATCGAATAGCCATTGCGGGGTTCGAGAAGAACGTCGCGGAGAGTGAATCCGGCTGGGCGGTGGTGATCCGCGATACCGACGAACGGTTGCCGGTGAGCCGCCGCCAGCAACACATCGTGAAGGAGTTCCGATGA
- a CDS encoding sensor histidine kinase, with product MASINQTGTGIRLPNFCNLGVMLRALVVVNLFVFAAAAMRTRTLEGYWYEFLLLAAFVEPVLILSLVVLCAARRPLHAMGYVPAIFAISLFEVVLAWGMSEAFQAFFPDVPPLPFTLVAFLALFATLCTLLYFDMRARALSPAIAEARIQALQARIRPHFLYNSINAALSFIRSEPRKAERVLEDLADLFRVLMADNRTLAPLGKEVDLARQYLAIEQLRLGERLRITWNVDAMPAEALVPPLILQPLVENAVYHGIEPADGGGEIKIDIRREGERVLMVLTNPFSGTNGHPGGNKMAIANIRERLQLHFDVEAAMRSEVVDGQYRVTIRVPYITGEST from the coding sequence GTGGCCAGTATAAATCAGACAGGTACGGGCATCCGGCTGCCGAACTTCTGCAACCTCGGCGTGATGCTGCGCGCGCTCGTCGTGGTGAACCTCTTCGTGTTCGCCGCCGCGGCCATGCGCACGCGCACGCTCGAGGGCTACTGGTACGAGTTCCTGCTCCTCGCCGCCTTCGTGGAGCCGGTGCTGATCCTCTCGCTGGTGGTGCTGTGTGCCGCGCGCCGTCCGCTGCACGCAATGGGCTACGTCCCGGCGATCTTCGCGATCTCGCTCTTCGAAGTCGTCCTGGCTTGGGGCATGTCCGAGGCGTTCCAGGCGTTCTTCCCCGACGTGCCGCCGCTGCCGTTCACGCTCGTGGCCTTCCTCGCGCTCTTCGCCACCCTCTGCACGCTCCTCTACTTCGACATGCGGGCCCGGGCGCTCTCGCCCGCCATCGCCGAGGCGCGCATCCAGGCGCTCCAGGCCCGGATCCGCCCCCACTTCCTCTATAACAGCATCAACGCCGCGCTCTCCTTCATCCGCTCCGAGCCGCGCAAGGCCGAAAGGGTGCTGGAGGACCTGGCCGACCTCTTCCGCGTCCTCATGGCCGACAACCGGACGCTCGCCCCGCTGGGCAAGGAAGTCGACCTCGCCCGCCAATACCTCGCCATCGAGCAGCTTCGCCTCGGCGAGCGGCTGCGGATCACCTGGAATGTCGATGCGATGCCCGCCGAGGCGCTCGTCCCGCCGCTCATCCTCCAGCCCCTGGTCGAGAACGCCGTGTACCACGGCATCGAGCCGGCGGACGGCGGCGGCGAGATCAAGATCGACATCCGCCGCGAGGGCGAACGGGTCCTGATGGTGCTCACCAATCCTTTTTCGGGAACCAATGGGCATCCCGGAGGCAACAAGATGGCAATAGCCAACATTCGCGAGCGCCTCCAGCTTCATTTCGACGTGGAGGCGGCCATGCGCTCCGAGGTGGTCGACGGGCAGTATCGCGTGACGATCCGCGTTCCTTATATAACGGGGGAATCCACATGA
- the argH gene encoding argininosuccinate lyase — MQQDDKAAKAWSGRFNEPLDRLAQRFNASVDFDKRLAAFDIEGSLAHARMLARVGILPAADLADIERGMGQIAKEVHDGTFPWTIEREDVHLNIEARLTDLVGDAGKRLHTARSRNDQVATDIRLWLRSEIDALTGVLKTLRGRLLDSAEADASTLMPGFTHLQVAQPVTFGHHLMAYYEMFTRDAARLADCRKRVNRLPLGASALAGTSYPIDRESVAKELGFDGVCENSLDAVSDRDFAVEFLAAAALMQAHVSRFAEELILWSNPRFGFVELADRFCTGSSIMPQKKNPDVPELMRGKTGRVYGSLFAMLTIIKGQPLAYNKDNQEDKEPLFDTADTLRDVLTLLAELLGGLKARPDRMMAALAEGHATATDLADYLVRKGLPFRDAHEVVARAVREAVKLGKELPALPLATLKSFSPLVGDDVFAVLTPEGSVASRSHIGGTAPSAVKAAIARARKAL; from the coding sequence ATGCAACAAGACGACAAGGCGGCCAAGGCCTGGTCCGGCCGTTTCAACGAGCCCCTGGACCGACTCGCCCAGCGATTCAACGCCTCGGTCGACTTCGACAAGCGCCTGGCCGCCTTCGACATCGAAGGGTCCCTCGCGCACGCGCGCATGCTGGCCCGCGTGGGCATCCTGCCCGCCGCGGACCTGGCCGACATCGAGCGCGGCATGGGCCAGATCGCCAAGGAAGTCCACGACGGCACCTTCCCCTGGACGATCGAGCGCGAGGACGTCCACCTCAACATCGAGGCGCGCCTCACCGACCTGGTGGGCGATGCGGGCAAGCGCCTCCACACCGCCCGTTCGCGCAACGACCAGGTCGCCACCGACATCCGGCTGTGGCTGCGCTCCGAGATCGACGCGCTCACCGGCGTGCTGAAGACGCTTCGCGGGCGGCTGCTGGACTCGGCCGAGGCCGACGCCTCGACGCTGATGCCGGGCTTCACCCACCTGCAAGTAGCCCAGCCGGTGACGTTCGGCCACCACCTCATGGCCTACTACGAGATGTTCACGCGCGACGCCGCGCGGCTGGCCGATTGCCGCAAGCGCGTGAACCGCCTGCCGCTGGGCGCCTCCGCGCTCGCCGGCACGAGCTACCCGATCGACCGGGAGAGTGTCGCAAAGGAGCTCGGCTTCGACGGCGTGTGCGAGAACTCGTTGGATGCGGTCTCCGATCGGGACTTCGCGGTGGAATTCCTGGCGGCGGCGGCGCTGATGCAGGCGCACGTGTCGCGCTTTGCCGAAGAGCTGATCCTCTGGTCGAACCCGCGCTTCGGCTTCGTCGAGCTCGCCGACCGGTTCTGCACCGGCTCCTCGATCATGCCCCAGAAGAAGAATCCGGACGTGCCCGAGCTGATGCGCGGCAAGACCGGCCGGGTCTACGGCTCGCTCTTCGCGATGCTCACGATCATCAAGGGGCAGCCCCTGGCCTACAACAAGGACAACCAGGAGGACAAGGAGCCGCTCTTCGACACGGCCGATACGCTGCGCGATGTCCTCACGCTGCTGGCGGAGCTGCTGGGGGGACTGAAGGCGCGTCCCGACCGCATGATGGCCGCGCTGGCCGAAGGCCACGCGACAGCTACGGACCTCGCCGACTACCTCGTCCGCAAGGGCCTGCCGTTCCGCGACGCCCATGAAGTGGTGGCGCGCGCCGTTCGCGAGGCCGTGAAGCTCGGCAAGGAGCTGCCGGCGTTGCCGCTCGCGACGCTGAAGTCGTTTTCTCCGCTGGTGGGCGACGATGTCTTTGCCGTGCTGACGCCCGAAGGCTCGGTCGCCTCGCGCAGCCACATCGGCGGCACGGCGCCCTCGGCGGTGAAAGCCGCGATCGCGCGCGCTCGGAAAGCGCTCTAG
- a CDS encoding MarR family winged helix-turn-helix transcriptional regulator, whose amino-acid sequence MLLELVERLGNLMRTEHRKSGTDESLQPVHLQALVYLSKANRYSNTPQALADYLGLTKGTVSQTLLLLDRRGLIERFEDDIDRRVVRLRLSSAGDQFLYESQPTLAWTNATRNISPNRIRNAVSALREALTQLQIDNEGSTFGACNNCKQCQRLSQRASRCGLMGDRISGPETRKICWFFEPKTEESA is encoded by the coding sequence GTGCTCCTGGAGCTGGTCGAGCGCCTCGGCAACCTGATGCGCACGGAGCACCGCAAGTCCGGCACCGACGAGAGCCTCCAGCCCGTGCACCTCCAGGCGCTGGTGTACCTCAGCAAGGCCAACCGCTACTCCAACACCCCGCAAGCCCTCGCCGACTACCTCGGCCTCACCAAGGGCACGGTGTCGCAGACGCTCCTGCTGCTCGACCGGCGCGGCCTGATCGAGCGATTCGAGGACGACATCGACCGCCGCGTGGTCCGCCTGCGCCTTTCCTCGGCCGGCGACCAGTTCCTCTACGAGTCGCAGCCCACGCTCGCCTGGACCAACGCCACGCGCAACATCAGCCCCAACCGCATCCGCAACGCCGTCTCGGCGCTGCGCGAGGCGCTCACGCAGCTCCAGATCGACAACGAGGGATCCACCTTCGGGGCGTGCAATAACTGCAAGCAGTGCCAGCGCCTCTCGCAGCGCGCGTCGCGCTGCGGCCTGATGGGCGACCGGATTTCCGGGCCCGAGACCCGCAAGATCTGCTGGTTCTTCGAGCCGAAGACCGAAGAGTCGGCCTAG
- the cyaY gene encoding iron donor protein CyaY: MTMTETEFHSAVDAVLARIENAVEASDTLDVDLEAGILTVTCPDGTKVIVNRQTPNREIWVAARSGGFHFTSREGEWRDTRSGAELFASLASIIASQGGESVAFG, translated from the coding sequence ATGACGATGACCGAAACCGAATTCCACAGCGCCGTCGATGCCGTGCTCGCGCGGATCGAGAACGCCGTCGAGGCGAGCGACACGCTCGACGTCGACCTCGAGGCGGGCATCCTCACCGTCACGTGCCCCGACGGCACGAAGGTCATCGTCAATCGCCAGACGCCGAACCGCGAGATCTGGGTCGCGGCGCGCTCCGGAGGCTTCCACTTCACCTCGCGCGAAGGCGAGTGGCGCGACACGCGCTCCGGAGCGGAGCTCTTCGCGTCCCTCGCGTCGATCATCGCGTCGCAGGGCGGCGAAAGCGTCGCGTTCGGCTGA
- the lptM gene encoding LPS translocon maturation chaperone LptM, producing the protein MIRALAAALILAFACAACGQKGPLKLPTPEPAKDKPVSGTP; encoded by the coding sequence ATGATACGCGCCCTCGCCGCAGCCCTGATCCTCGCATTCGCCTGCGCCGCGTGCGGCCAGAAGGGTCCCCTCAAGCTTCCGACGCCCGAGCCGGCGAAGGACAAGCCCGTCTCGGGCACTCCATGA
- the lysA gene encoding diaminopimelate decarboxylase, producing MSTLQRKDGALAMEGVPLEEVARRFGTPCYVYSRSMIEAAYREFDEGLAGVDHLVCYAVKANSNLAILDVLRRLGSGFDIVSGGELSRVRAAGGESSKILFSGVGKSEAEIRFALGERIRCFNVESEPELERLNALAGAAGTKAAVSLRVNPDVDAKTHPYISTGLAGNKFGIPYGRSLEVYRHAARLPHLVVSGIDCHIGSQILEASPLEEAVDRVLELADAVIAAGIPLHHVDFGGGFGIRYREGDRTMDVGHYTRKLAQRMQGRGLQVLLEPGRYIVGNAGVLLTRVEYLKLDKAKRFAVVDASMSELIRPALYEAWHEIVPVTEAPRERATYDVVGPICESSDVLGTGRELAIAEGDLLAILSAGAYAMAMASNYNTRPRPPEALVDGDRILAIRARESVESLYAGESTLDKAE from the coding sequence ATGAGCACGCTGCAAAGGAAGGACGGCGCGCTCGCGATGGAAGGCGTGCCGCTCGAGGAGGTTGCAAGGCGCTTCGGCACGCCCTGCTACGTCTATTCGCGCTCGATGATCGAGGCGGCGTACCGGGAGTTCGACGAAGGCCTGGCGGGCGTGGACCACCTCGTCTGCTATGCGGTGAAGGCGAACTCCAACCTCGCCATCCTCGACGTGCTGCGCAGGCTCGGCAGCGGCTTCGACATCGTCTCGGGCGGCGAGCTCTCGCGCGTGCGCGCCGCGGGCGGCGAGAGCTCGAAGATCCTCTTCTCCGGCGTCGGCAAGTCCGAGGCCGAGATCCGCTTCGCGCTGGGCGAGCGCATCCGCTGCTTCAACGTGGAGAGCGAGCCGGAGCTGGAGCGGCTGAACGCGCTCGCCGGCGCGGCAGGGACGAAGGCCGCGGTGTCGCTGCGCGTGAATCCCGACGTCGACGCGAAGACGCATCCCTATATCTCCACGGGCCTCGCGGGAAACAAGTTCGGCATCCCGTACGGGCGGTCGCTCGAGGTCTACCGGCACGCCGCACGGCTTCCGCACCTGGTGGTCTCGGGGATCGATTGCCACATCGGCTCGCAGATCCTCGAGGCCTCTCCGCTCGAGGAGGCGGTCGATCGCGTGCTGGAGCTCGCCGACGCCGTGATCGCCGCGGGCATCCCGCTGCACCACGTCGACTTCGGCGGCGGCTTCGGCATCCGCTACCGCGAAGGCGACCGCACCATGGACGTCGGGCACTACACGCGCAAGCTCGCCCAGCGCATGCAGGGGCGCGGGCTGCAGGTGCTGCTGGAGCCCGGGCGCTACATCGTGGGCAACGCGGGCGTGCTGCTCACGCGCGTGGAGTACCTGAAGCTCGACAAGGCGAAGCGCTTCGCCGTGGTCGACGCCTCCATGAGCGAGCTGATCCGCCCCGCGCTCTACGAGGCGTGGCACGAGATCGTCCCCGTGACCGAGGCGCCCCGGGAGCGTGCGACCTACGACGTGGTGGGCCCGATCTGCGAATCGTCCGACGTGCTGGGCACCGGGCGCGAGCTCGCGATCGCCGAAGGCGATCTCCTCGCCATCCTCTCCGCCGGGGCCTATGCGATGGCGATGGCGTCGAACTACAATACGCGCCCGCGCCCTCCCGAGGCGCTCGTCGACGGCGATCGCATCCTCGCGATCCGTGCGCGCGAAAGCGTCGAATCCCTCTACGCCGGCGAATCGACGCTCGATAAGGCGGAGTAG